Proteins found in one Cricetulus griseus strain 17A/GY chromosome X, alternate assembly CriGri-PICRH-1.0, whole genome shotgun sequence genomic segment:
- the Maged2 gene encoding melanoma-associated antigen D2: MSETSESGAGPTRFQGKASEKDSGSMMQDLLPATQNLEVSETPKAEKAPEVSEAAKVPKASGNPKATEVSKAPEDSEAAATQPSTTTQLTDTQVLAAENKSPAADTKTQKADLQAMTMPATQTKKVSCVTDPKVSTKAPETEAADSQAGADEPEPEGAAVQVQENQDTRPKVKAKNTQKVKHLDGEEDGNSGNSGNSGNSGNSGNSGNSGNSDQSQASETTGGRRVSKALMASMARRASRGPIAFWARRASRTRLAAWARRALLSLRSPRARRGKARRRAAKLQSASQEPEAPPPRDVALLQGRANELVKYLLAKDQTKIPIRRSDMLKDIIKEYTDVYPEIIERAGYSLEKVFGIQLKEIDKSDHLYILLSTLEPTDAGILGTTKDSPKLGLLMVLLSIIFMNGNRSSEAVIWEVLRKLGLRPGIHHSLFGDVKKLITDEFVKQKYLDYARVPNSNPPEYEFFWGLRSYYETSKMKVLKFACKVQKKDPKEWAAQYREAMEADLKAAAEAAAEAKARAEIRAQMGIGLGSENAAGPCNWDEADIGPWAKARIQAGAETKAKAQESGGASAGASTGTSVGTGASASASASAGASGGFSTSSNLTATLTFGLFAGLSGAGASSSSSSGACGFSYK, translated from the exons ATGTCTGAAACAAGTGAGAGTGGTGCAGGTCCAACTCGCTTTCAG GGCAAAGCTTCAGAAAAGGACAGCGGCTCCATGATGCAGGACCTGTTGCCCGCGACCCAGAACTTGGAGGTCTCAGAGACACCGAAGGCTGAAAAGGCACCAGAGGTCTCAGAGGCTGCAAAGGTCCCCAAAGCCTCTGGGAACCCGAAAGCCACAGAGGTCTCGAAGGCCCCAGAGGATTCTGAGGCAGCTGCCACCCAGCCTTCAACTACCACACAGCTGACTGATACCCAGGTTCTGGCAGCTGAAAACAAGAGCCCAGCAGCTGACACCAAGACGCAGAAGGCTGACCTGCAGGCTATGACAATGCCTGCAACCCAGACCAAAAAGGTCAGCTGTGTTACTGATCCGAAGGTCAGTACAAAGGCCCCTGAGACTGAGGCTGCTGACTCTCAGGCTGGAGCAGATGAACCAGAGCCTGAGGGTGCAGCTGTCCAGGTCCAGGAGAATCAGGATACTCGGCCCAAGGTCAAAGCCAAGAATACCCAAAAG GTGAAACACTTGGATGGGGAAGAAGATGGCAACAGTGGCAACAGTGGCAACAGTGGCAACAGTGGCAACAGTGGCAACAGTGGCAACAGTGGCAACAGTGATCAGAGTCAGGCTTCGGAAACCACAGGTGGTCGGAGGGTCTCAAAGGCCCTAATGGCCTCCATGGCCCGCAGAGCTTCAAGGGGACCCATAGCCTTTTGGGCCCGCAGGGCATCAAGGACTCGGTTGGCTGCTTGGGCTCGCAGAGCTTTGCTTTCTCTGAGGTCACCTAGAGCTCGGAGAGGCAAGGCCCGAAGAAGAGCTGCCAAGCTGCAGTCTGCATCCCAAGAACCTGAAGCACCCCCACCTAGAGATGTGGCCCTTTTACAAGGAAGG GCAAATGAATTGGTGAAGTACCTGTTGGCTAAAGATCAGACGAAGATTCCCATCAGGCGCTCAG ATATGCTGAAGGACATCATAAAAGAATATACTGATGTATACCCTGAAATCATAGAACGAGCAGGCTATTCCTTGGAGAAG GTATTTGGAATTCAGCTGAAAGAAATCGACAAGAGTGACCACTTATATATTCTTCTCAGTACCTTAGAGCCCACTGATGCAGGCATACTGGGAAC GACCAAGGACTCACCTAAGCTGGGTCTCCTCATGGTGCTTCTTAGCATCATCTTCATGAATGGAAATCGATCCAGTGAGG CTGTCATCTGGGAGGTGCTGCGCAAGTTGGGGCTGCGCCCTGG GATACATCACTCACTCTTTGGGGATGTGAAGAAGCTCATTACTGATGAGTTTGTGAAGCAGAA GTACCTGGACTATGCCAGAGTACCCAATAGCAATCCTCCTGAATATGAGTTCTTCTGGGGCCTGCGCTCTTACTATGAAACCAGCAAGATGAAAGTTCTCAAGTTTGCTTGTAAG GTGCAAAAGAAGGATCCCAAGGAATGGGCAGCTCAGTACCGAGAGGCGATGGAAGCAGACTTGAAGGCTGCAGCTGAAGCTGCTGCTGAAGCCAAGGCGAGGGCTGAGATTAGAGCTCAGATGGGCATTGGGCTCGGCTCTGAGAATGCCGCTGGGCCCTGCAACTGGGACGAAGCTGATATTGGACCCTGGGCAAAGGCCCGGATCCAGGCAGGAGCTGAAACTAAAGCCAAAGCCCAAGAAAGTGGTGGTGCCAGTGCCGGTGCCAGTACCGGTACCAGTGTTGGTACTGGTGCTAGTGCCAGTGCCAGTGCCAGTGCTGGTGCCAGTGGTGGCTTCAGTACCAGCTCCAACCTGACTGCCACTCTCACTTTTGGGCTCTTCGCTGGCCTTAGTGGAGCTGGGGCCAGTTCCAGCAGCAGCTCTGGTGCCTGTGGTTTCTCCTACAAGTGA